A part of Melittangium boletus DSM 14713 genomic DNA contains:
- a CDS encoding monovalent cation:proton antiporter-2 (CPA2) family protein, translated as MSFLHEALIFLTAAVVSVPIFKRLGLGSVLGYLVAGVVIGPWGVKLITDVENILHFSELGVVLLLFLIGLELRPSRLWELRRTVFGLGGAQVLGTGVLLAGVGVALGLPMATAIIAGLGLSLSSTAFALQLLTEKNELTTEHGQAAFGILLFQDLAVIPLLALLPFLGEPLAEATSHSDWSSAVRVVGVLAAVVIGGRYVLRPVLRSVASLHSQELFTATALLVVVGTALLMAQVGLSMALGAFLAGVLLADSEYRHELEADIEPFKGLLLGLFFIAVGMSVNLGLLASGPVRVGLMVLGLVLIKALVLFGLGFRVFKSQEPSLSLAVSISQGGEFAFVLFGLAVGFRVMERELSELLVVVVSMSMAVTPLLFAFYDKAIRPRLRRSEKKRAFDVSPEEDHPVIIAGLGRVGQVVARLLRARRIGFTALDINAEHIQFINKFGNTHVYYGDASRLDLLRAARVDKARVFVLAIDDVEASVRTAETVRQHFPHVTVFARARNRQHAYRLLSLGVTHIMRETFAGSLELTGDVLQALGLTFSESKSSVERFRQHDEELLLSTYKHQGDVEKLAQMALQARKELEELFDKDAREKSL; from the coding sequence ATGTCCTTCCTGCACGAAGCCCTGATTTTCCTGACAGCCGCCGTGGTGTCCGTTCCCATCTTCAAGCGGCTCGGATTGGGCTCGGTGCTCGGCTATCTGGTGGCGGGCGTGGTGATTGGCCCCTGGGGGGTGAAGCTCATCACCGACGTGGAGAACATCCTGCACTTCTCCGAGCTGGGCGTGGTGCTCCTGCTCTTCCTCATCGGATTGGAGTTGCGGCCCTCGCGCCTGTGGGAGTTGCGCCGCACGGTGTTTGGTCTGGGCGGAGCGCAGGTGCTGGGCACGGGCGTGTTGCTCGCGGGGGTGGGCGTGGCGCTCGGTCTGCCCATGGCCACGGCCATCATCGCCGGGCTGGGACTGTCCCTGTCCTCCACCGCCTTCGCGCTGCAACTGCTGACGGAGAAGAACGAGCTGACCACCGAGCATGGCCAGGCCGCCTTCGGCATCCTCCTGTTCCAGGACCTGGCCGTCATTCCCCTGCTGGCGCTGCTGCCCTTCCTCGGCGAGCCCCTGGCGGAGGCGACCTCGCACTCCGACTGGAGCTCCGCCGTGCGGGTGGTGGGCGTGCTGGCCGCGGTCGTCATCGGAGGCCGCTACGTGCTGCGGCCCGTGCTGCGCAGCGTGGCGTCCCTGCACAGCCAGGAGCTCTTCACCGCCACGGCGTTGCTCGTGGTGGTGGGCACCGCGCTGCTCATGGCCCAGGTGGGCCTGTCCATGGCGCTCGGCGCCTTCCTCGCCGGCGTGCTGCTCGCGGACTCCGAGTACCGCCACGAGCTGGAAGCCGACATCGAGCCCTTCAAGGGCCTGCTGCTGGGCCTGTTCTTCATCGCCGTGGGCATGTCGGTGAACCTGGGCCTGCTCGCGAGCGGCCCGGTGCGCGTGGGGCTGATGGTGCTCGGGCTGGTGCTCATCAAGGCGCTGGTGCTCTTCGGGCTGGGCTTCCGCGTCTTCAAGAGCCAGGAGCCCTCGCTGAGCCTGGCGGTGTCCATCTCCCAGGGCGGCGAGTTCGCCTTCGTGCTCTTCGGGCTCGCGGTGGGCTTCCGGGTGATGGAGCGCGAGCTGTCGGAGCTGCTCGTGGTGGTGGTGAGCATGTCCATGGCCGTCACGCCCCTGCTCTTCGCCTTCTATGACAAGGCCATCCGTCCGCGCTTGCGCCGCTCGGAGAAGAAGCGCGCGTTCGACGTGTCCCCCGAGGAGGATCACCCCGTCATCATCGCGGGGCTGGGGCGCGTGGGGCAGGTGGTGGCGCGGCTCCTGCGCGCGCGGCGCATCGGCTTCACCGCGCTGGACATCAACGCCGAGCACATCCAGTTCATCAACAAGTTCGGCAACACCCACGTCTACTATGGAGACGCCTCGCGCCTGGACCTGCTCCGGGCGGCGCGCGTGGACAAGGCCCGCGTCTTCGTGCTCGCCATCGACGACGTGGAGGCCTCGGTGCGCACGGCCGAGACGGTGCGCCAGCACTTCCCTCACGTCACCGTCTTCGCGCGCGCGCGCAACCGGCAGCACGCCTACCGGCTGTTGAGCCTGGGCGTCACCCACATCATGCGGGAGACCTTCGCGGGCAGCCTGGAGCTCACCGGCGACGTGCTCCAGGCGCTCGGCCTCACCTTCTCCGAGAGCAAGAGCAGCGTGGAGCGCTTCCGCCAGCACGACGAGGAGCTGTTGCTCTCCACGTACAAGCACCAGGGGGACGTGGAGAAGCTCGCCCAGATGGCCCTCCAGGCGCGCAAGGAGCTGGAGGAGCTGTTCGACAAGGACGCGCGCGAGAAGTCGCTCTGA
- a CDS encoding serine/threonine-protein kinase produces MSQSECHAQPLEPHRELMPGQWLRHYELIRELSGGGPGGGAYLARDTRTGRRVTIHFPSRLPPVTARLFHENIVAIQEVGQDEDGAFLVLEYLQGQSLRTLVHHERLPPARAVELMAPVLRALAHAHDQGVVHGDLRPDNLLVTDTGVIKVLGFGLSRTTQEMEEEPATDPRTDLWAVGIMLFQMLSGVTPRLDAPMPRLQELLPALPPDLAAVVDRCLLENKDERFADARSLLRALEPFLPGHAHREPLASDSCPYPGLSAFQEADADRFFGRAREVTALLQRLRDRPLLAVVGPSGAGKSSLVHAGLVPALERSGNDWRTLVMRPGQHPLSALARLLEQAERPSDVFEEDSPRRRELVRRLYAEPGYAGQVLRALAQHHHHELLVFIDSFEELYARVPDVRERRAFTECLMGIADDTTSPLRVLLALRTDRMDAVSEDERFMTALSQGLFFLAPLRGEGLCEALVRPAERAGYSFEMPILVDGLLQDLESSPDALPLLQFAATTMWEARDPDTRRLTVRAHETQGGVTGVLARHADEVLANLLASEQELTRRLCSRLVAPSRTRATATLDELRALTNEPEEPRRLIEHLARMRLLRLHGGADDTDVTVELVHESLIHGWPPLRRWLDERQEDTALPEREARQGRARMLAGVVFVGALLLATSVGWVHARGAQRRAELQAERARAEERMALDAEARAREAAREARRELERVLIEQQERHEEWRAWEETHREVVRLTEELFHREEELFSALRRLQKASPTRPASPRHGSRNAEALLRRERERIQGLEARIAPMLQLLKRRAWREQPAGPFEEMKR; encoded by the coding sequence ATGAGTCAGAGCGAGTGCCATGCCCAACCGTTGGAGCCCCACCGCGAGCTCATGCCCGGCCAATGGCTGCGGCACTACGAGCTCATCCGAGAGCTGAGCGGCGGTGGCCCGGGTGGCGGGGCCTACCTGGCGCGCGACACCCGCACGGGACGCCGGGTGACGATCCATTTCCCGTCTCGGCTCCCTCCCGTCACCGCGCGCCTCTTCCACGAGAACATCGTGGCCATCCAGGAAGTCGGCCAGGACGAGGACGGCGCCTTCCTGGTGCTCGAATACCTCCAGGGCCAGTCCTTGCGGACGCTCGTCCACCACGAGCGGCTGCCTCCGGCACGCGCCGTCGAACTGATGGCGCCCGTGCTGCGGGCGCTCGCGCACGCGCATGACCAGGGAGTCGTCCATGGAGACCTGCGGCCCGACAACCTCCTGGTGACCGACACGGGCGTCATCAAGGTGCTCGGCTTCGGCCTCTCCCGGACAACCCAGGAGATGGAGGAGGAGCCCGCCACCGATCCCCGCACGGACCTCTGGGCCGTGGGCATCATGCTCTTCCAGATGCTCTCGGGTGTGACGCCGCGGCTCGACGCGCCCATGCCGCGTCTCCAGGAGCTGTTGCCCGCCCTGCCCCCAGACCTGGCCGCCGTCGTCGACCGCTGCCTGCTCGAGAACAAGGACGAGCGCTTCGCCGACGCGCGCTCGCTCCTGCGCGCCCTGGAGCCCTTCCTCCCAGGCCATGCCCATCGCGAGCCGCTCGCCAGCGATTCCTGTCCCTATCCAGGCCTCTCCGCCTTCCAGGAAGCCGACGCGGACCGCTTCTTCGGCCGCGCCCGGGAGGTCACCGCGCTCCTCCAGCGCCTTCGCGATCGTCCCCTGCTCGCCGTCGTCGGACCTTCCGGCGCGGGCAAATCCTCCCTGGTGCACGCGGGGCTCGTGCCCGCCCTCGAGCGCTCCGGCAACGACTGGCGGACGCTCGTGATGCGTCCCGGGCAGCACCCCCTGTCGGCCCTGGCCCGCCTGCTGGAACAGGCGGAACGCCCCTCGGACGTCTTCGAGGAGGACAGCCCGAGGCGGCGTGAACTCGTGCGGCGGCTGTACGCCGAGCCCGGCTACGCGGGCCAGGTGCTGCGCGCCCTCGCCCAGCACCACCACCACGAGCTGCTCGTCTTCATCGATTCCTTCGAGGAGCTGTACGCGCGAGTCCCCGACGTGCGCGAGCGCCGGGCGTTCACCGAATGCCTGATGGGCATCGCGGATGACACCACCTCCCCCCTGCGGGTGCTCCTCGCGCTGCGCACGGACCGCATGGACGCCGTGTCCGAGGACGAGCGCTTCATGACGGCCCTCTCCCAGGGCCTGTTCTTCCTCGCGCCGCTCCGGGGCGAGGGGCTGTGCGAGGCACTGGTGCGGCCCGCCGAGAGGGCCGGCTACTCCTTCGAGATGCCCATCCTGGTGGACGGTCTGCTCCAGGATCTGGAGTCCTCCCCGGACGCGCTTCCGCTCCTCCAGTTCGCCGCCACCACGATGTGGGAAGCGCGCGATCCGGACACCCGGCGGCTCACCGTCCGGGCCCATGAGACCCAAGGCGGCGTCACGGGAGTGCTCGCCCGCCACGCCGACGAAGTGCTCGCGAACCTGCTCGCGTCCGAGCAGGAGCTGACCCGACGCCTGTGCTCTCGATTGGTGGCGCCCAGTCGCACACGGGCCACCGCGACCCTGGACGAGCTGCGCGCGCTGACGAACGAGCCGGAGGAGCCGCGGCGGCTCATCGAGCATCTGGCGCGCATGCGGCTGCTGCGGCTCCACGGCGGCGCGGATGACACGGACGTGACGGTGGAGCTCGTCCACGAATCGCTCATCCACGGCTGGCCTCCCCTGCGCCGCTGGCTGGACGAGCGCCAGGAGGACACGGCGTTACCCGAGCGGGAGGCGCGACAGGGAAGAGCCCGGATGCTCGCGGGTGTGGTTTTCGTGGGCGCGCTCCTCCTCGCGACGTCGGTGGGGTGGGTGCACGCGCGCGGCGCGCAGCGGAGGGCCGAACTCCAGGCGGAGCGGGCGCGCGCGGAGGAACGGATGGCGCTGGACGCGGAGGCACGAGCCCGGGAGGCGGCGCGAGAAGCGCGGCGGGAACTCGAGAGGGTGCTCATCGAGCAACAGGAGCGGCACGAGGAGTGGCGAGCCTGGGAAGAGACCCATCGAGAAGTGGTGCGCCTCACCGAGGAGCTGTTCCACCGCGAGGAGGAGCTCTTCTCCGCGCTGCGGAGGCTTCAGAAAGCCTCCCCTACCCGGCCTGCCTCACCCCGGCACGGCTCGAGAAACGCCGAGGCGCTGCTGCGGCGGGAGCGGGAACGCATCCAGGGCCTCGAGGCGAGGATCGCCCCGATGCTCCAGCTCTTGAAGCGGCGGGCCTGGCGGGAGCAACCCGCCGGCCCGTTCGAGGAAATGAAGCGCTAG
- a CDS encoding dicarboxylate/amino acid:cation symporter produces MILQETKQESAPRGLHRHLYFQVLVAITLGALLGHFYPDLGASMKPLGDGFIKLVKMIIAPVIFLTVVTGIAGSHDLGKVGRIAAKAFAYFLTFSTLALVVGMVIANVVRPGAGMNIDPATLDAGAVSGYAAKAHDQNLTAFLLNIIPTTVVSAFSEGEILQVLFVSILFGVALSLVGEKGRPVVDLLHSLSIAFFKLVSLLMKVAPVGAFGAFAFTIGKYGIGAIVNLAALVLTFYATSAVFVLVILGAVARYNGFSILRLIRYLKAELLLVLGTSSSESALPNLIEKMERAGCPKPIVALVVPTGYSFNLDGTNIYMTLAALFIAQATNTHLTLSQQVLLLLVAMLSSKGAAGVTGAGFITLAATLSVVPTVPVAGMALILGVDRFMSECRSLTNFLGNAVATVVVSRWEGGLDQQAFDAVMKAPSSSTVPSEPVA; encoded by the coding sequence ATGATTCTCCAGGAAACCAAGCAGGAGTCCGCCCCCCGGGGGCTCCACCGGCACCTCTACTTCCAGGTCCTGGTGGCCATCACCCTCGGCGCGCTGCTCGGCCACTTCTATCCGGACCTGGGCGCCTCCATGAAGCCGCTGGGAGATGGCTTCATCAAGCTGGTGAAGATGATCATCGCCCCGGTCATCTTCCTCACGGTGGTGACGGGCATCGCGGGCTCGCATGACCTGGGCAAGGTGGGCCGCATCGCCGCCAAGGCGTTCGCCTACTTCCTCACGTTCTCCACGCTCGCGCTGGTGGTGGGGATGGTCATCGCCAACGTGGTGCGCCCAGGAGCGGGGATGAACATCGACCCGGCCACGCTCGACGCCGGAGCGGTGTCCGGCTACGCCGCCAAGGCGCACGATCAGAACCTCACCGCGTTCCTGCTCAACATCATCCCCACCACCGTGGTGAGCGCCTTCTCCGAGGGGGAAATCCTCCAGGTGCTCTTCGTCTCCATCCTGTTCGGCGTGGCCCTGTCGCTCGTGGGCGAGAAGGGCCGGCCGGTGGTGGACCTGCTGCACTCGCTGAGCATCGCCTTCTTCAAGCTGGTGAGCCTCCTGATGAAGGTGGCGCCGGTGGGCGCGTTCGGCGCGTTCGCCTTCACCATCGGCAAGTACGGGATTGGCGCCATCGTGAACCTGGCGGCGCTCGTGCTCACCTTCTACGCGACGTCGGCCGTGTTCGTGCTCGTCATCCTGGGCGCGGTGGCGCGCTACAATGGCTTCTCCATCCTGCGGCTCATCCGCTACCTCAAGGCGGAGCTCCTGCTGGTGCTCGGCACCAGCTCGTCCGAGTCCGCCCTGCCCAACCTCATCGAGAAGATGGAGCGCGCGGGCTGTCCCAAGCCCATCGTCGCCCTGGTGGTGCCCACCGGCTACTCCTTCAACCTGGATGGCACCAACATCTACATGACGCTGGCGGCGCTGTTCATCGCCCAGGCGACCAACACGCACCTGACGCTGAGCCAGCAGGTGCTGCTGCTGCTCGTGGCCATGCTCAGCTCCAAGGGCGCGGCGGGCGTGACGGGGGCGGGCTTCATCACCCTGGCGGCCACCCTGTCCGTGGTGCCCACCGTGCCGGTGGCGGGCATGGCGCTCATCCTCGGCGTGGATCGCTTCATGTCCGAGTGCCGCTCGCTCACCAACTTCCTCGGCAACGCCGTGGCCACGGTGGTGGTGTCGCGGTGGGAGGGTGGGTTGGATCAACAGGCCTTCGACGCGGTGATGAAGGCGCCGTCCTCCAGCACCGTCCCGTCCGAGCCGGTGGCCTGA
- a CDS encoding TonB-dependent receptor domain-containing protein yields MNRHLDSNLGRVLMAALVVSASLWTPSVQAQQNTSVLTGTVTNAETKKPVADVVVTATSPSLQGEQTVITDASGLYLIPQLPPGTYTLRFDSEGFKPFERTDVALRLNRTIRLNAELLPEGFTVEIQVSGTPPSVDVASTRTGVSVDKELVTRLATVRPGSKGSAARSFESLAEFAPGATSDAYGVSLNGTTSPENGFQVDGLSTGNPALGILGTPLSVEFIQEVNVITGGFLPEFGRSTGGVMTAVTKSGSNEFHGSVFGNLTPGAFEGTPTRVLREGTVITTTQRLWNLGDFGGTLGGPLVKDKLWFFAGVAPSFTRRALDRNLNAFVLGEDGRPLKDANGFSRTETIPGTFQRYFADQRSVQYIGKLTWQIHPDHGLTLSVYGTPAGSGGNGRFGYNLDNGAIETDNLNGTYEALAHRYNQDARDIALKLSSSFLDKRVLLDANVGWHHQTDDTLPVDGSGIGNGTGLSGLAQFNMRRTGTAAAPNYYSINDFETLPDPSVCDPAGTPNAVRCPVSSYFLGGPGFLLDRTVDRYQANVVGTYLLNALGHHVIKAGVDAEIMTNRDSRAYSGGVLYNEATDGKSFVDFRSFGYLTGPDQPVYQPFVPTSTRADAVGAFVQDSWSILDRVTLNAGLRYDTQTVYGTGGNVAFELPNQLSPRVGLVYDFTHTGRSKLFASYARYYQNSVLAMVNSQFSNITRLTATRSRAPIQGGPGCDPLTQAAPYTECRDSRNIAVPSGTSTGISRQYSQTFAINSPVDPELKPQSSDEFVLGGEYEVLPRATLGLTYTHRSMNEVIEDMSINETTNYFIGNPGRGIAAAFPEAVRDYDGLSVYLNKAFADLWLAQVSYTYSYLRGNYSGLYRPDNNQLAPNVTSDFDLIGMMENKTGALPLDRTHNIKVFGSREFVLSPSASLDVGLSYRANSGAPLNVTGSHYIYGSGFTFILPRGSGGRLPWVHNVDAHVGVNYKLGRGLLGTLTLDSFNLFNFQAVTSQDQVYTQDNIDALVGGTLADLPNVKNRNGQSPALNPNYQKPLSYQPPRSIRIGARVSF; encoded by the coding sequence TTGAACCGACATCTCGACAGCAACCTGGGGCGCGTCCTCATGGCCGCGCTGGTAGTGAGCGCGAGTCTATGGACGCCATCCGTCCAGGCACAGCAGAACACGTCCGTGCTCACCGGCACCGTGACGAACGCCGAAACGAAGAAACCCGTGGCGGACGTGGTGGTGACCGCGACCTCGCCCAGTCTCCAGGGTGAGCAGACCGTCATCACCGATGCGTCGGGTCTCTATCTGATTCCGCAGTTGCCCCCCGGCACCTATACGCTGCGCTTCGACAGCGAGGGCTTCAAGCCCTTCGAGCGCACCGACGTCGCCCTGCGCCTCAATCGCACCATCCGTCTCAACGCGGAGCTCCTCCCCGAGGGGTTCACGGTGGAGATCCAGGTGTCGGGGACTCCGCCCTCCGTGGACGTGGCCTCCACTCGCACGGGCGTGAGCGTGGACAAGGAGCTGGTCACCCGGCTCGCCACGGTGCGTCCGGGCTCCAAGGGAAGCGCGGCGCGCTCCTTCGAGAGCCTGGCCGAGTTCGCCCCGGGGGCCACCTCGGATGCGTATGGCGTGTCGCTCAATGGCACCACCTCGCCGGAGAATGGCTTCCAGGTGGATGGGCTCTCCACGGGCAACCCGGCGCTCGGCATCCTCGGCACGCCGCTGTCGGTGGAGTTCATCCAGGAGGTGAACGTCATCACCGGTGGCTTCCTGCCCGAGTTCGGCCGCTCCACGGGCGGTGTGATGACCGCCGTCACCAAGTCCGGCTCCAACGAGTTTCACGGTTCGGTCTTCGGCAATCTCACGCCGGGCGCCTTCGAGGGCACGCCCACGCGCGTGCTGCGCGAGGGCACCGTCATCACCACCACTCAGCGGCTGTGGAACCTGGGCGACTTCGGCGGCACGCTGGGCGGCCCCCTCGTCAAGGACAAGCTCTGGTTCTTCGCGGGCGTGGCGCCGTCCTTCACCCGCCGCGCGCTCGATCGCAATCTCAACGCCTTCGTGCTCGGTGAGGATGGCCGGCCCCTCAAGGACGCCAATGGCTTCTCCCGGACGGAGACCATCCCTGGCACCTTCCAGCGCTACTTCGCCGACCAGCGCTCCGTGCAGTACATCGGCAAGCTGACCTGGCAGATTCATCCGGACCATGGTCTCACCCTGTCGGTGTACGGCACGCCGGCCGGCTCGGGGGGCAACGGCCGCTTCGGCTACAACCTCGACAACGGCGCCATCGAGACGGACAACCTCAACGGCACCTACGAGGCGCTCGCCCACCGCTACAACCAGGACGCGCGCGACATCGCCCTCAAGCTGTCCTCCTCCTTCCTGGACAAGCGCGTGCTGCTGGACGCGAACGTGGGCTGGCACCACCAGACGGACGACACCCTGCCCGTGGACGGCAGTGGCATCGGCAACGGCACGGGCCTGTCGGGGCTCGCCCAGTTCAACATGCGCCGCACCGGCACCGCCGCCGCGCCCAACTACTACTCCATCAACGACTTCGAGACGCTGCCCGACCCCTCGGTGTGCGATCCCGCGGGCACGCCGAACGCCGTCCGCTGCCCGGTGTCCAGCTACTTCCTGGGCGGCCCCGGCTTCCTGCTGGACCGCACCGTGGACCGCTACCAGGCCAACGTCGTGGGCACCTATCTGCTCAACGCGCTCGGCCACCACGTCATCAAGGCGGGCGTCGACGCGGAGATCATGACCAACCGCGACTCGCGCGCCTACTCGGGCGGGGTGCTCTACAACGAGGCGACCGACGGCAAGTCCTTCGTGGACTTCCGCTCCTTCGGCTACCTCACCGGGCCGGACCAGCCCGTCTACCAGCCATTCGTCCCCACCTCCACCCGCGCCGACGCCGTGGGCGCCTTCGTGCAGGACAGCTGGAGCATCCTCGACCGCGTCACGCTCAACGCGGGCCTGCGCTACGACACCCAGACCGTGTATGGCACGGGGGGCAACGTGGCCTTCGAGCTGCCCAACCAGCTCTCCCCGCGCGTGGGGCTCGTCTACGACTTCACCCACACGGGCCGCTCCAAGCTGTTCGCCAGCTACGCGCGCTACTACCAGAACTCGGTGCTGGCCATGGTCAACTCCCAGTTCTCCAACATCACCCGCCTGACGGCCACGCGCAGCCGCGCTCCCATCCAGGGCGGCCCGGGGTGTGATCCGCTCACGCAGGCCGCGCCGTACACGGAGTGCCGCGATTCGCGCAACATCGCCGTCCCGAGCGGCACCAGCACGGGCATCAGCCGTCAGTACTCGCAGACCTTCGCCATCAACAGCCCGGTGGATCCCGAGCTCAAGCCGCAGTCCTCGGACGAGTTCGTCCTGGGTGGCGAGTACGAGGTGCTCCCGCGCGCGACGCTGGGGCTCACCTACACCCATCGCTCGATGAACGAGGTCATCGAGGACATGTCCATCAACGAGACGACCAACTACTTCATCGGCAACCCGGGCCGGGGCATCGCCGCCGCGTTCCCCGAGGCCGTGCGTGACTACGATGGTCTGTCCGTCTACCTCAACAAGGCGTTCGCGGACCTGTGGCTCGCGCAGGTGAGCTACACGTACTCGTACCTGCGCGGCAACTACTCGGGCCTCTACCGCCCGGACAACAACCAGCTCGCGCCCAACGTCACCTCCGACTTCGACCTCATCGGGATGATGGAGAACAAGACCGGCGCGCTGCCGTTGGATCGCACCCACAACATCAAGGTGTTCGGCTCGCGCGAGTTCGTGCTCTCGCCCTCCGCCAGCCTGGACGTGGGCCTGTCCTACCGCGCCAACTCCGGCGCGCCGCTCAACGTGACGGGCTCGCACTACATCTATGGCAGCGGCTTCACCTTCATCCTGCCGCGTGGCAGTGGTGGCCGTCTGCCCTGGGTGCACAACGTGGATGCGCACGTGGGCGTCAACTACAAGCTGGGCCGGGGCCTGCTGGGCACCCTCACCCTGGACAGCTTCAACCTGTTCAACTTCCAGGCCGTCACCAGCCAGGATCAGGTCTACACCCAGGACAACATCGACGCGCTCGTGGGCGGCACGCTCGCGGACCTGCCGAACGTGAAGAACCGCAACGGCCAGTCGCCCGCGCTCAACCCCAACTACCAGAAGCCCTTGTCCTACCAGCCGCCGCGCAGCATCCGCATCGGCGCGCGCGTCTCGTTCTGA
- a CDS encoding GTPase — translation MDDTLPDPEHLERLLSAARTLPALTPHAARLERLRQDYARGRERRDVPLTVALVGATGAGKSTLLNALAGQALAREGEDRPTSTAATVFAPEGLELEDIAQVGARVVRYTPGPRGLWSGQVFIDTPDLNSVATAHREVARAALERADVALVVMHRSSVAESSQAEFLAEFARRRALVFLINFADELSADSRESLKSQARRLAAERYGMALESVPVFAISGRAAKQGQDPSGEFGALLFHLQSLATQTVAERVRRSNAQGALTELTSRVEGALTETEDTLTRAGTALGAGLGRAATGLREDFESRLLLAQGFLASEVRDQAAGRFWGPAAWGMRLSSVGAGGLGAAALVSRRSLPVGLAVAATTTVLDVVRERTRARAAETAVVEPFEDDLAVESAARASLTEARSLAHAGGLPPETLGLPDVDTLLAELKAARASAWRYTLTTAVAEAVAGWWRTARWLLLPLINLPLFALLGHVGYRVVRAYLEGPLLGVDYFLNAGALFALLAGTGALLASASLAGTTRAVRRMGLARFTALLDALGARLGESVQDSLRSGREAARALLRLR, via the coding sequence GTGGACGACACCCTGCCCGATCCCGAACACCTCGAACGACTTCTCTCCGCCGCGCGCACCCTGCCCGCCCTGACGCCGCACGCCGCCCGCCTGGAGCGCTTGCGCCAGGACTACGCACGAGGGAGGGAGCGGCGGGACGTCCCACTCACCGTGGCGCTGGTGGGGGCCACGGGTGCGGGCAAGTCCACCCTGCTCAATGCCCTGGCCGGCCAGGCGCTCGCGAGAGAGGGCGAGGACCGGCCCACCAGCACGGCCGCCACCGTCTTCGCCCCCGAGGGCCTGGAGCTGGAGGACATCGCCCAGGTGGGAGCGCGGGTGGTGCGCTACACGCCGGGGCCCCGGGGGTTGTGGAGCGGCCAGGTATTCATCGACACGCCGGATCTCAACAGCGTGGCCACGGCACACCGCGAGGTGGCGCGCGCGGCGCTGGAGCGCGCGGACGTGGCGCTGGTGGTGATGCACCGGAGCAGTGTCGCCGAGTCCTCCCAGGCAGAGTTCCTGGCGGAGTTCGCCCGGCGGCGCGCGCTCGTGTTCCTCATCAACTTCGCGGACGAGCTGTCGGCCGACTCCCGCGAATCCCTCAAGTCCCAGGCGCGCCGGCTCGCCGCGGAGCGCTACGGGATGGCGCTGGAGTCCGTGCCCGTCTTCGCCATCAGCGGACGCGCCGCGAAGCAGGGGCAGGACCCGTCGGGCGAATTCGGCGCCCTGCTCTTCCACCTCCAGTCCCTCGCCACCCAGACGGTGGCCGAGCGGGTGCGGCGCTCCAACGCCCAGGGCGCGCTCACGGAACTCACCTCGCGGGTGGAGGGCGCGCTGACGGAGACGGAGGACACGCTCACGCGGGCGGGCACCGCGCTGGGGGCGGGGCTCGGGCGGGCCGCCACGGGCCTGCGGGAGGACTTCGAGTCCCGGCTGCTGCTCGCGCAGGGCTTCCTCGCCTCGGAGGTACGCGATCAGGCGGCGGGACGCTTCTGGGGCCCGGCGGCCTGGGGCATGCGGCTGTCCTCCGTGGGCGCGGGAGGCCTGGGCGCGGCGGCGCTGGTGTCGCGGCGCAGCCTGCCGGTGGGACTGGCGGTGGCGGCCACCACCACCGTGCTGGACGTGGTGCGCGAGCGCACGCGGGCCCGCGCGGCGGAGACGGCGGTGGTGGAGCCCTTCGAGGATGACCTGGCCGTGGAGTCCGCCGCCCGCGCCTCGCTCACGGAGGCCCGGAGCCTGGCGCACGCGGGAGGACTGCCGCCGGAGACGCTGGGCCTGCCGGATGTGGACACGCTGCTCGCGGAGCTGAAGGCCGCGCGCGCGAGCGCCTGGCGCTACACCCTCACCACGGCGGTGGCCGAGGCCGTGGCGGGCTGGTGGCGCACGGCGCGCTGGCTCCTGCTGCCGCTCATCAACCTGCCCCTGTTCGCGCTGCTGGGGCACGTGGGCTACCGCGTGGTGCGGGCCTACCTCGAGGGCCCCCTGCTGGGCGTGGACTACTTCCTCAACGCGGGGGCGCTCTTCGCGTTGCTCGCGGGGACGGGCGCGCTCCTGGCCTCGGCGAGCCTCGCGGGCACCACCCGCGCCGTGCGCCGCATGGGCCTCGCCCGCTTCACCGCGCTCCTGGACGCGCTCGGCGCCCGGCTCGGCGAATCGGTCCAGGACAGCCTGCGCTCCGGGCGCGAGGCCGCCCGCGCCCTGCTCCGCCTGCGCTGA